From Drosophila santomea strain STO CAGO 1482 chromosome 2R, Prin_Dsan_1.1, whole genome shotgun sequence:
GTCCATTTTCCTTGTCGCCTCTATCGTACTGCAGTTTCATGTCAATCAGCGTATCCATGAAATCGTTTCGAGTCACCTTGCTCTTCACCCTGTAATCTATTGTGTCCCGGACGATTTTCATGTAGAACTCCTGCACCGAGGGAAGCAAGAACTGAAGTCCCAGTTTCACCGCCAACTTTGGCATTCCGAAGATTAGTAGATCCACCAGCCAGCCATGTCGGCGTTCCCTCAGCGCCGAGTAGCCCATTTGGACGAACTCCGCCTTAGGATCCCGCATGCTATTGCATTCCAGGCCAAAGGCGCAGACTCCAATTACGTCGGCTGTGAAGCGGGACACGAGGTCGGTGACTTCCAGGGTCTGCGATGAACTGGAGATCTTCTCATCGACCACCCGAATCATCTCATCGCCCACACTTAAGACGGTGGGAAACATGTTCTTCATTTTGAGTGCCGTAAATGTTGGGGTCAGCTTTTGCCGCAGACTCTTCCACTTTTCACCCTCGATGGTTGCCAGGTTATTGGTCAACGGGTCATCCTTCTCGTTGTGATACACCCCGCGATCGTGAAACTTGTCAAAGTCGCGTATCAGCACGGTTTTCAAGAAATCCACGTCGGTGATGACGATGTATTTCATGGAATACAGGTAGAAGCCCACAAAAGGCCCATCTGTCTGTTTCCTGAATTTGAGGTAGGTTCGCTTAAGGATGCCGGCCAGCGGCATCGTTTTCCACAGATCGCTGATATTGCCAAGCGGAATGTTGGGTGGATCATGGGGAATACCGCGCCGTTTCCAGTAGGTGTAGTTCTGGAGCACCCACCAAGCGGCGAGGGTAAGGACACCGACCACCAAACCGAGCAGAATCGCCATTTCGAGTAGACTGACTTGGGCAACCAACTCCAAGCGTGGCTTTCATGTAGAAGAGCTTCCCATCTACCTATCGCTCGCTCCTCTTATTTAGAAATTCGAACTGTTTGCTTCCAGAAATGGCTGCTTATAGCATAAAAGCACCTATTTAGGCTATTATCAAGTGTACagtactttaaaaataaataagtatgAGCAAGAAGTGAGCTCCTGATAGTTAAGTCATCTATTTCAAGACCGAGCAACATGAGCAGTCATGGACTCACAATGAAGTCGTGGCTTTGGTATATTTCTCTGGTACTGTAgttaaacttaaaatttgaaataCTTGTTAAAATGTTGTAAGCCCGTTTATTCACTCTCCGCTGCACTTGAAGCGTAGAACAAGTTACGGCGATACTAAAGCTTTGCTttcatatatacacatatgtactGTATATGAGCTTTAAGATGGGTATATATAGCCGTAAATACATGCCAGAATAAAATTGTTAATCTATATTCATTTAATCAATATTCATTTATACGCTTATTGAGAAAGCTTCTCAACTCTAAGGTGAATGCCATTCTCTGCAGACAGAAGTATGTTTTTCAAGACAATCTTCATGGGTATTTGGGTTTCCGGGGAAACGCTGAACTTATAACCCCGGATTAGGTATGCCAATCCCACGCAGGTTTGCATCAGCCCAAATCGAAGACCAATGCAGTTCCGAGGTCCTTCCCCAAATGGTAGCCAAGTGCACGATGGTCTTGCCGCGATTGCCTCATCCGTAAAACGCTCCGGCTTGAACTTCTCCGGTTCGGGATATATTTCCGGGTCATAGTGAATACCAAGAGCTGGAATCACAACAACGGTTCCCTTTGCAATGAACAGTTTGGGATCTTCCGGCGAAAAGTCGGTCTCAGTCATTCTTGTAAGATGCGCCAGAACCGGATACATGCGAAGGGTTTCTATCGCATaaaatagggaaaatgttgAGGTAAGGATTTGTAACATTGCGGAATTTCACTCACCCATGACGACCTGTTCCAGGTACTTCATCTCTTTGATTCCCTCATAAGTGAACTCGTTGTTGTGCTTGCCCAGAACCTTGTTGATCTCCGCCCTAAGCTGATCCTGAATGTCCTGATTGCGGGCCAGCTCATACAGGGCAAATCCCATGGTCGTAGAACTTGTCTCGAATCCAGccacaaagaaaataaaggcTTGTGCCAGAATCTCGTTGAAGGACAGGCCATCCTCAGTGTTTCCCGCCTGCTCCTTCTGGTACATTTCGATCAAACTGTCCATGAAGTCGTGACGCTTCTCCTTGGTCTTCAATCGGTAGTCGATTGTATTCCGAACGATGCCAGTATAAAAGTCCTCAACCTCCTGCACATTTAACTTGAGCCGCAGGCGGCGAGACAGCTTTGGAAATCCGAAAATAAAGAAATCCAGAAGTCCTCCATAACGACGTTCGCTGATCGCCCTTTTTCCAATGGCCACAAACTCCGCCTTCGGATTGTGCAAACTATTGCAGTTCAGACCGAAGGCGCAGTTACCGATTACATCAGCCGTATATCGAGCCACTAGATCCACAACTTCTAGAACTTGGCCTTGACCTGCGGAGGTTTTGGCACGGAAAATCTTCTCCATTTCCTCGCCAACCTTCACAACGATC
This genomic window contains:
- the LOC120446975 gene encoding probable cytochrome P450 6a19; translated protein: MAILLGLVVGVLTLAAWWVLQNYTYWKRRGIPHDPPNIPLGNISDLWKTMPLAGILKRTYLKFRKQTDGPFVGFYLYSMKYIVITDVDFLKTVLIRDFDKFHDRGVYHNEKDDPLTNNLATIEGEKWKSLRQKLTPTFTALKMKNMFPTVLSVGDEMIRVVDEKISSSSQTLEVTDLVSRFTADVIGVCAFGLECNSMRDPKAEFVQMGYSALRERRHGWLVDLLIFGMPKLAVKLGLQFLLPSVQEFYMKIVRDTIDYRVKSKVTRNDFMDTLIDMKLQYDRGDKENGLTFNEVAAQAFIFFLAGFEAGSTTMGFTLYELACNQDVQDKLRAEIDSVLDKHNGKLEFDAMQELTYTEKVINESLRKHPVVAHLARIATKPYQHSNPKYFIEEGTGVLVSTMGIHYDPEFYPEPEKFIPERFDEEQVKKRPTCAFLPFGAGPRNCIGLRFGRMQVVIGLALLIHNFRFELHPETPVPMKYTAKNLLLGSEAGIHLNVSKVVRD
- the LOC120446973 gene encoding probable cytochrome P450 6a23, whose product is MSLLLTLIALLVSLLLFVARRRHGYWQRRGIPHDVPHPVYGNIKDWPKKRHVAKIFRDYYLKYKNSDYPFAGFYFFFTRTAVITDLELVKRVMIKDFNHFENRGIFYNEIDDPLSATLFSIEGQKWRHLRHKLTPTFTSGKMKTMFPIVVKVGEEMEKIFRAKTSAGQGQVLEVVDLVARYTADVIGNCAFGLNCNSLHNPKAEFVAIGKRAISERRYGGLLDFFIFGFPKLSRRLRLKLNVQEVEDFYTGIVRNTIDYRLKTKEKRHDFMDSLIEMYQKEQAGNTEDGLSFNEILAQAFIFFVAGFETSSTTMGFALYELARNQDIQDQLRAEINKVLGKHNNEFTYEGIKEMKYLEQVVMETLRMYPVLAHLTRMTETDFSPEDPKLFIAKGTVVVIPALGIHYDPEIYPEPEKFKPERFTDEAIAARPSCTWLPFGEGPRNCIGLRFGLMQTCVGLAYLIRGYKFSVSPETQIPMKIVLKNILLSAENGIHLRVEKLSQ